From a single Aggregatilinea lenta genomic region:
- a CDS encoding carbohydrate deacetylase — MSHSDSETNRHLGYADDARLLLINADDFGMYPAINAGVVRAFQEGIVRSTSLMVPCPGAAEAMQRIREHPEIRFGVHLSVIRDIGHYYWDPVAPRDRIPSLLDDDGYFYAIERMDVMLARATVPELELEFRAQIEAVLAAGLTPTHVDWHCLHSGGRADIFDLTLGLAREYGLALRVASHPFIEQVQSQGLPTDDYDLLDSFAVPIDTKPAHYARLLRELPEGLTEWAVHPSVGDAASQTLDGGWQVRRSDFDFLVSPEARDLIAQEGITLLSCAPLQAAWQAASAE, encoded by the coding sequence ATGAGCCACAGCGACAGCGAGACCAACCGGCACTTAGGTTATGCGGACGACGCGCGTCTGCTGCTGATCAACGCCGACGACTTTGGTATGTATCCGGCCATCAACGCGGGCGTCGTGCGCGCCTTTCAGGAGGGCATCGTGCGCTCGACCAGCCTGATGGTCCCCTGCCCCGGCGCGGCAGAGGCTATGCAGCGCATCCGGGAACACCCTGAGATCCGCTTTGGCGTGCACCTGTCGGTCATCCGCGACATCGGGCACTACTACTGGGATCCGGTTGCGCCCAGGGACCGCATCCCGTCCCTGCTGGACGACGACGGCTATTTCTACGCCATCGAGCGCATGGACGTGATGCTGGCGCGGGCCACCGTGCCGGAGCTTGAGCTTGAATTCCGCGCGCAGATCGAGGCGGTCCTGGCGGCAGGACTGACGCCGACGCACGTCGATTGGCACTGCCTGCACAGTGGCGGACGGGCGGACATTTTCGACCTGACGCTGGGCCTGGCGCGGGAATACGGCTTGGCGCTGCGCGTCGCGTCGCACCCGTTCATCGAGCAGGTTCAAAGCCAGGGGCTGCCTACCGACGATTACGACTTGCTGGACAGCTTCGCCGTGCCCATCGATACCAAACCCGCGCATTACGCCCGCCTGCTGCGCGAGCTGCCGGAGGGCCTCACCGAGTGGGCCGTGCATCCGAGCGTGGGCGATGCGGCGTCGCAGACGTTGGACGGCGGCTGGCAGGTGCGGCGCTCGGACTTCGACTTCCTGGTGTCGCCAGAAGCCCGCGACCTCATCGCGCAGGAGGGGATCACGCTGTTGAGCTGCGCGCCTCTGCAAGCCGCGTGGCAGGCCGCGTCCGCGGAATAA
- a CDS encoding type II toxin-antitoxin system PemK/MazF family toxin: protein MPTTKTSITIPTVLLHQVKAVAHRLGASQSYVIQVALEQFVEREQNSDALRGDQRRIVNRGDVYWLQRDAIGGAEPDIRHPYVVIQEDVLNHSRLNTVVVCALTSNLKRASFPGSVLLDVGEANLPKPSVIEVSKVSTVGKAQLGDYIGSLSEPRVSQIIAGMRFLQASYFDR from the coding sequence GTGCCAACGACAAAAACCTCCATCACGATCCCCACTGTGCTGCTCCATCAGGTGAAAGCGGTAGCACATCGTCTGGGCGCGTCCCAAAGCTACGTTATTCAAGTGGCCCTCGAGCAGTTCGTCGAGCGGGAGCAGAACTCGGATGCCTTGCGCGGCGACCAGCGACGCATCGTCAATCGCGGGGATGTGTACTGGTTGCAGCGGGACGCCATCGGCGGCGCGGAGCCGGACATCCGCCATCCCTACGTGGTCATTCAGGAGGATGTGCTTAACCACAGTCGCCTGAATACGGTCGTGGTGTGCGCGTTGACCTCGAACCTGAAGCGCGCGAGTTTTCCCGGCAGCGTGCTGCTCGATGTCGGAGAAGCGAATTTGCCCAAGCCCAGCGTGATCGAAGTGTCGAAAGTCTCGACGGTCGGCAAAGCGCAGTTGGGCGACTACATCGGCTCGCTCAGCGAGCCGCGCGTCAGCCAGATCATCGCGGGCATGCGGTTCCTGCAAGCCTCTTACTTCGACCGCTGA
- a CDS encoding VanZ family protein, with translation MQRLNRLSRFATNPLICWALTLTWTAVAASLMLSPSGEGTTVTWVSSLFGGTEITDAIGHVIINTILGFLWSWTLSLYTSPTRATRLVLSGGLIWCCGAEGSQYFVPGRGTSLLDLSANLLGVSLGVLLMRRLAHKASRLQNIS, from the coding sequence ATGCAACGCTTGAACAGACTATCCCGCTTCGCCACAAACCCGCTGATCTGCTGGGCGCTGACCCTCACCTGGACGGCGGTTGCCGCGTCGCTCATGCTGTCACCTTCCGGCGAGGGAACGACCGTGACGTGGGTTTCGTCGCTCTTCGGCGGCACGGAAATCACGGACGCGATCGGACACGTGATCATCAACACGATCCTGGGCTTTTTGTGGTCCTGGACGCTGAGCCTTTACACTTCTCCGACCAGGGCGACCCGGCTCGTGCTCAGCGGCGGGCTGATCTGGTGCTGCGGCGCAGAGGGATCGCAGTACTTCGTACCGGGACGCGGCACCTCCCTGCTCGACCTCTCCGCCAACCTCCTCGGCGTGTCGCTCGGCGTCCTGCTGATGAGGCGGCTGGCGCACAAAGCCTCACGACTGCAAAACATCTCATAG